The Deltaproteobacteria bacterium DNA window TGCTTGATAGGACTAAACTAGTAGAACGTGCTAAAACAATAGAGTTACTTGAAAAATACCGCACAAATACTTCGGATGAAATTGACAACTATATATCAATGTTGAAAAATATGAATCTTGAAGGAATTAAAGATAAACGACGTTGGGATATTATTAATAATAATATTGAATTCGAGAAAGAAGAGAGAGATAAGTTTGATAAAGATATCAATGAATATTCGATGACACAACAAAAAGAACACTTAGAATTTACAAAGAAGTCTTTGGGCTATTATTTTGAAATTTCATCATTAATACCTGATGCTGTACTTTCAGCTCGCGATGAGTTGAATTTAAAAATATCTACCAAAGCTTACCTTGATATACACCAAGATAGCATTGCAAAGGGTAAGCGAGTTTTTGATGACTTTATAGATAATATTTCTAGTTAGCAAGAATCTCATTGTAAACGGTTTCGGTCATAACATTCCATACCAATGCACTTGTTGCATTTATTCTTGAACCTAAATAACTACAGATTTCATCTAAAAATCCTTAAATCTTATTCTCCATAAAATTGTTTAGTAGTAGGTGCAACAAACACCCACAAAACTTCATTAAGTTGACATCACAACCGGCTTTATAATATCCTTTTCACCATCAGCTATTCATATTTTAATCCCTGAAGGGGCAGTCATTCATTGACTGCCCCTTTTCTTTTTGAAGTACTTCAAAAGACTTTACTCCCCTCATTCCCATAGAATCAATCACGTAACCACCTCTTTTTGTTTGCGGGTATCCCGCACCGGCTGGCTTACCAGCCGGGAATTTTTTTAAGTCAGATTGCCGCGGTCGGATCGACCTCGCAATGTCAATTTAACAGGGGGAAAAGTAATTATGGCGGATGATGCGGATATGGCACAAGTTAGTACGGAACAGCTTTTAGATGCAAAAATTGCGTCCTGCCGGTCTAGCGCGCAAAGTGGGTCGGGCAGCGTGGAGTGTGTCGACTGTGATGAACCCATCCCTGCCGCCCGAAAAGAAGCGGTGCCGGGATGTGTGAGGTGTATTGATTGCCAGGATGAATTTGAGGAGGAGGGGGGAATCTTATGACGGCCCAGGAACTGACGGCACTCGTTAACCTTCTGGCCCTCTTTAAAAGCTATCCCATGATTCTGGCCATGATCATCTTTTTTGTTCTCCCCTGGGTTGTTGTTTTCTTCTCCTCCCGGAATGGCCTGAAGATGGCTGCAATCCATGATCAGCGCTCAATTGAGATGGTGGCCTCTATAAAGGAAAGCTTCACCAAGGTGGAAAGGGCCAATAAGGAGCGTTTTGAAGAAGTACTTTCCATGTATGAAAAAAATGTCGAGCTCGTCAAGGATTATGAAAAGGTGGCCGGTGATCTGGTTAGCGTTATTCAGCTTAATACCCAGGTATCGACAAAGCTGGCTGAAAGGATTAAGAAAAATGGGACTTGAAAGGGCGGCCATGCTGGGCCGGTTAACAGAGTTGAAGCAAGAGCGGGAAGCGCTTCTTTTACGTATCGAGGGGAATTGTACTGCTGTCAGGCAGGGGCTCAATACGGCGCTAACACCTGTAGATGATCTGGATGTCCCTGTTGTCGGCTCTCAAATGAAGGAACTGGAAGAGGCATTCATGAAGAAGATCAACGTTGATAGCCAGATAAAGCGTCTGGAAAAAGAGCTTGCCTGATGGGTAGTAAAGGCGACAGGCAGGCAAAGGAAGGGCTGGCAAAGGACCTCTATGCCGAGGGGCTTAACCTGGAAGAGATATCGGGACGCCTCGATATTTCCGTTACCTCTCTTTCCAAATGGAAGAAAGAGAGTAAATCACCGGATATGGACCTTGACGACTGGGACCTGGCCAGGCAAACGCACCGGGACTTTGTAGACGGACTAAGGAAGCTCTTCAGGGAGCAAATGGAGTATGTCCAGAAACTTCCGGCAAAGGAGCGGACGCCCTCTGATTTCGACGCCCTTTCAAAGGCGGCATCCATTGTCAGGAAGTATGAAGAGATCAGGAAGGCGGAAAAAGCGGAAAACGAGAGCGGCATTGAGATCGACAGGCCTGCGCTCTTTTTGGAAAACCTGGACTGGCTGGCAAGGACACTTAAAGACCTCGATCCGGAAGGTTTAAAGGTACTGGCAAGAAACTTTGACTGCCTCATTGTGCAGTTTAAAGCTGAGTTTAGCTCTTGAAAAGAGCTTCTACGAAACTTATGCCCTTTGGGTATAAAGCGGAGTTTAGCAGCAACTAAAAAACCATAAGGAGGTAAAAGGAAGATGATTAAAAAAACATTTAGGAGGTACAGGGTATGAAGTTCAGAAAATGGGAAGGAGGCGTTTTTTTGCTGGTAGCGCTGCTTGTCTGTCTGTCCTGGCAGCCTGTCGCGGCCAGGGAGATACAAACAGATCGGGAGGCGGCGGTCAGCTTTTCCGTTGATGACAGCGGCCCCCTTGTCTTTGCCTATACCGGGCCTGTCCTGGCATCGGCCTGCGACAAGGGTGAAGAGGCGAATTGTTCCTCATGTCATGGCGCTGGAATTGTCGAGAGTGGAGAAAGAAGGCTCCTGGTCGGCAGCAGCGGTGATGATCCGGGCGGCTGGCTAGCAAAGGAATATCCCCTTTTTTATAAAGACATTGTTGAATCAGGTGAACCGGCAGGCTCTAAGATGAGAGCTTCGCCTGTTTAATTTGATAAGCAGGTAATTTAAAAGCCCTCTTCCCGAGGGGAGAGGGCTTTTTTTAAAAAACATCTTTACTGTCTTTCCGGAAAGGACCGGGGAGAGATTAAAACTGTTTTTAACAAGCGAAAGAGGCCATGAGAAAAAGACCTAAAATTACAGAGAATAAGTTCGATAAATTTGCATCGGACCTGAAGGAGTGGATCGCCGATTCGGTAAGCCCTTTTGAAAATGATTCCCCTGAAAAGCAGGAAGCCAGGAAAGCGCGGGCCGGTGAGGACCTGCTCTTTTTTTGCAAGACCTACCTGCCTCATTACTTCCCTTCTGCATTTGGTGAGTTTCATGAGGAGTGGGAAGAGGTTACTGAACTGGAAGATGAGGTTTTTCTTCTTGGCGCTCCCAGGGAACATGCAAAATCCACCTTTTTTAGTTTCGCCGTTCCTCTCTGGCATATCTGTTACCAGCGGAAACGCTTTCAACTTCTTATTAGCGATACCAGCGATCAGGCAAAGGGCTTTACTCTACCTGTCCGAATGGAGATTGAAGACAACCCCAGAATAAAAAATGACTTTGGAAATATGCGGGGATCCCGTTGGCAAGAGGGTGATTTTTTCGCCAACCATACACGGCTGCTGGCAAGGGGGCATGGGGATAAGGTAAGGGGGCTTAAATATAAACAATATCGGCCCGATTACGCCTGCGTTGATGACTTTGAAAATGACGAAAACGTAGAGAACCCCAAACAGGTGATAAAGGGGCTAAAGTGGCTTAGAAGGTCAGTTATTGGCTCTATGGGACTAAAATATCTGTTTGTTATGGTGGGAAATCTCTTTCACCCTAAGGCTATTCTTTCTCAGCTTATTGCCGAAAAAGATGAGGACGGTAGTCCTCTCTATCTCTCCAAGGTTTACCAGGCATGGATCGATTACGGCAAAGCTGATCAGCGTCCCTTGTGGCCTGCCAACTGGTCTCCTGAAAGGCTGGAGAAGAAAAAACGGACCATGGGAACCAGGGACTTTAATGCCGAGATGATGAACCTCGTCGGTGATGAGGACTCTCCCTTTCCGGAAAGCTGGTTTAAGTATTTTGAGCGTTCCCATCTTGCCGGTAAGACGCTTCAGGTCGCATCTTTTGATGATCCTTCTGCCAAAAACGGGGAAGCCAATGACTATAAGGCAATTGTAACTGTTGGTCTTGATCGTACCGAAATGAAATTTTACTGCCTCCATGCCTGGATACGCCGGACCAGTCCGTCCGGAATGTTTGAGGCTGCTTACAGGTTAGTTGATGAATATGGCGGGGTGATCGGTATCGAGGAAAACATGCTTCATGATTTTCTTCATGATGCCATTATCAACTATGCCAAAGAAGTGGGCCGTTTTCTTCCCTGGATGCCGGTTATTCACAGCACAAATAAGGAAGCCAGAATTATCGGCACGCTCAGTTATCTGGTGGAGCATGGCAGGCTCTTGTTTGAGCGTGGCCACTCCGATCAAGACCTTCTTATTGAACAGCTCATTTATCTGCTTAATAAAAATATTAACGATGATGGCCCGGACGCCCTGGAAGGAGCCGTCAAGCTTTTACAGGGTAAGGCGGCTCCACAAAAAGTACACACGTCGGGACCGAGAGAAACGGAAGCTATGACAGCGGGGTATTGTTGATGTTTACAAATGTAGGGGCAGACCTGCGTGTCTGCCCTGATAACCACAAAGAGCAGGCAACTGAATGAAGCAAGGCATATACATCAATCCACATGATTTTGTTGAACTGGGTGAGCTTTCTAATAAGAGGGAGCTTTCCTGTGAAATCGCTTCAAGAAGCAAGGCCTGGGACTGGACGGACCTGACGGGCCTTCTTCCCGATCCTGATCCCATCCTTCAGAAAATGGGCCAGGGCGTGGAAGTGCTGGAGTCGCTCACCTCTGACGGCCATCTTTGCGGTGTTATACAGCAAAGAAAGCTTGGCAGCCTTAAGAAAGAATACCGGTGGGAGCCGGGAACGGTTGGTGATGACGAGCCGACAGAGCAGGCCAAAAAGCTCTGTGAGGCATTACGGGAAGATATGAAAGGGATAGACGTTTATAACCTTCTGTCGGCCATGCTCGATACGCCCTATTACGGCATGTCTCCATTTGAGCTGATCTGGGAGCCTGACAGCAGCCGCATAAAGCTGAAGGATGTGAGAGCGCTTCCCTGCCGCTGGTTCGGATTCGATGCAGAGAACGAAATCCGTTTTAAATCTCTGGACCAGCCTGAAGAGGGAGAGGAAATCCCTTACGGCAAGGCGGTTATTGCCCGCCACTTTCCCACTTATGACAACCCTTATGGGCTCCGGCTCCTGTCCCGCTGTTTTTGGCCGGTGGCTTTCAAAAAGGGCGGCATCAAGTTCTGGCTCATGATGACGGAAAAATACGGCATGCCCTTTCTCCTCGGCAAGTACCGGCAGGGAGCAACGGAGGCCGAGCAGCAGGAAATGCTTGACCGGCTCAACGCCATGGTCAAGTCGGCAGTGGCCGTCATTATGGAGGGCGGGTCCATAGAGATGCTCGATGCAAAAGGGAAAGGGGCTTCAGCTGACCTTTATAAAGGTCTCAAGGACGCAATGGATTATGAAATGTCCAAAGTCATCGTCGGGCAAACATTAACTTCACAGACCGGCGAAGACGGCGGCGGATCATACGCCCTGGGAAAGGAGCATGGCGATGTGCTCAATGATTTCAGGATCGGTGACCAGAAGCTTGTCAAGAACAGCATGAACCGGATTGCAGAGATCTATGCCGCAGTCAATGCACCCGGTGTCGAGCCGCCCGAGTTCTTCTGGTTTGAAGAGGAAGACCCTAAAAAGGAATTTGCCGAGCGGGATAAGACTGTTTCTGAAACTGGCGTCAAGTTCACTAAGGAGTATTACGTGCGCCGGTACGGATACAAGGAGGATGAGTTTGAGATTTCAACCACCCCTCAGTCCCCTCCTGATCCAGGAGGGGAAGATAAGAGTGAGTTTGCCGAGCATAAGGGGGGTAAACGGTTTAGCCCTCAGCAGCAGGCCATCGAGGAGCTGGTTGAAAAAGTAACGAAGCTTGCTGCCGGTGCGCTGGAAGGAAATGAAAAACTGCTGATGGATATCGTCCTGAAGGCGGAGAGCTACGAAGAGGCCTTTGCTGCATTGCTGGAGGCTTACCCTCAACTGAAAACTGACGAGCTGGAGGAAGTGGTTTTTCAGTCGGGGTTGAATGCTCATCTTTTTGGCCGGTATACGGTGCAGGAGGAAGGGAAGGAGTGAGGCCGGAATTTAGCCTCTAATGGGTTTTGTTGTGTTTGTGGGGTAATGCCCCGGAAAATAAAAAAAGCCGGATTTATCGGGATTTTAAAAACGGTTTAAACAGGGTTGTATAAGGAGGTTGAATTGAAAAAAGGACTTAATGGCTGGATAGAGGTATTCAGGGCGGGAAAGCATACCGATAGCAAGGGTCGGGTGAGGAATTTTACAGAGACTGACCTCGATCTCATTGCAGGTAAATATGATCCGGCAGGACATGAGGCTCCTGTTGTGATCGGTCACCCCAAATCGAATGGCCCGGCCTATGCCTGGTTGGAGGGATTAAAACGGGCCGGTAACGTGCTGCTGGCCAAATTTAAGGACGTTAATAAAGACTTTAATGAAATGGTCGAGAGCGGGGCTTTTAAAAAGCGATCGATTTCCCTCTACCCGGATTTAACAGTTCGACATGTTGGATTCCTGGGAGCCCAGCCGCCGGCCATTAAAGGTCTTAAGGATATCAGCTTTAACGAAGGTGAGGAGTTTAACGAATATAACTATGAGGAAAAGGAGGAAACAGATATGCCGACAGTAGAGGAATTGCAGGCGCAACTGGATGAGGAAAGAAAGAAACGGGAAGCGGCGGAAAAGAACGCCAATAATTTCAAGGAAAAGGCGGACGGTCTGGAGCTGTCTTTCTCAGAGCAGGAGGAAAAGCGCCGCAAGAAAGATATCTCTGATTTTGTCGAGCAGGGTATCAAGGACGGCAAGATTCTTCCCGCCTGGAAAAAGCAGGGACTCGTTGAATTTTTGGAGGCTCTTGAGGGGACTGAAGGAGAATATGAATTCTCTGAAGGTAAAGACAAGCAGACACCTGCTGCCTGGTTCAAGGGTTTTATCTCTTCATTTTCCGAACATCCGCTTTTTAAGCAGATGGCCAGGCCGGAGGAAGATGACAAAACGGGTGAAGCTGCCGAGTTTGCCGAGTGTGAAAAGGTGGGTGAAGAAATGGCGGCTATGGTTAATCCGCCGTCAGGGGATTAAAACGTAAAACGGGCAACCACAGGGGGATTGCCCCAACAAAAAAATGGAGGATTAAATGACGACCGAATATACAAAGGACAATAAGGCTTATATAGCTGGGAATTATACTCCACTCACTAAAACTATCGGAGCAGGAGCCAATGAAATTAAGGGAACTATTATGGGCAGGCAAACGGTGGATGGCAAACTCTATGCCTATAACTCAGCCAATATTGACGGTACGGAAAATCCCGTTTGTATCCTGGGAGAGGATGCTGCTGCCGCTGCCGCTGATGTTAAAGCTGAAAACTGGTTTGCCGGTGTTTATGTAGAAGCAAACATGACCGGTCTCGATGCGGCGGGGAAACTTGCCCTGGAAGCCAGGGGAATCTATTTCGTTTAATTCTTAACTTATTAATTTTGGAGGTTTAAAAAATGGCAGATACAGTTTTTAATTATCGTACGCTTACAGCGGGGATTAATAAGATGAGGACCGTTAAAACACCGGTGCTCGATAAGGTTTTTGGTCGAAAGAAAAGACAGCTCTCGTCAATGTTTAAGTGGGACATTAAGTCGAATGCCGAAAGAATCCTAAAAAATATCAAGGTCAGTGCTCCTGCCCAGGTGCAGGACAAAACAGGGCGCAAGACCGTTACTTGTGAAGCGCCCAGGTATGCGCCTAAACGCTTCATAGCAACGGGAGATCTGGACGCAATGCGTGCCTATGGTTCTGAAGCCCCTGAACTTATGAAAGAGCGTGTTGCCGAGGAACAGTCTGACATGAAGGAAGATGTCGATCGCACCCGTGAATTCCAGGCTGTTGAGGCAATAAAGGGAACGGTAGTGGATGAAGAAGGTAATGTCATTGTGAGTTATAACTTTAGTGCTGAACAAATGCCTGTGTTGGCAGGAATTGAGCTCTGGACTGATCCGGCTAG harbors:
- a CDS encoding TraR/DksA family transcriptional regulator, which codes for MADDADMAQVSTEQLLDAKIASCRSSAQSGSGSVECVDCDEPIPAARKEAVPGCVRCIDCQDEFEEEGGIL
- a CDS encoding DUF1804 family protein, with translation MGSKGDRQAKEGLAKDLYAEGLNLEEISGRLDISVTSLSKWKKESKSPDMDLDDWDLARQTHRDFVDGLRKLFREQMEYVQKLPAKERTPSDFDALSKAASIVRKYEEIRKAEKAENESGIEIDRPALFLENLDWLARTLKDLDPEGLKVLARNFDCLIVQFKAEFSS
- a CDS encoding DUF935 domain-containing protein — translated: MKQGIYINPHDFVELGELSNKRELSCEIASRSKAWDWTDLTGLLPDPDPILQKMGQGVEVLESLTSDGHLCGVIQQRKLGSLKKEYRWEPGTVGDDEPTEQAKKLCEALREDMKGIDVYNLLSAMLDTPYYGMSPFELIWEPDSSRIKLKDVRALPCRWFGFDAENEIRFKSLDQPEEGEEIPYGKAVIARHFPTYDNPYGLRLLSRCFWPVAFKKGGIKFWLMMTEKYGMPFLLGKYRQGATEAEQQEMLDRLNAMVKSAVAVIMEGGSIEMLDAKGKGASADLYKGLKDAMDYEMSKVIVGQTLTSQTGEDGGGSYALGKEHGDVLNDFRIGDQKLVKNSMNRIAEIYAAVNAPGVEPPEFFWFEEEDPKKEFAERDKTVSETGVKFTKEYYVRRYGYKEDEFEISTTPQSPPDPGGEDKSEFAEHKGGKRFSPQQQAIEELVEKVTKLAAGALEGNEKLLMDIVLKAESYEEAFAALLEAYPQLKTDELEEVVFQSGLNAHLFGRYTVQEEGKE
- a CDS encoding head decoration protein is translated as MTTEYTKDNKAYIAGNYTPLTKTIGAGANEIKGTIMGRQTVDGKLYAYNSANIDGTENPVCILGEDAAAAAADVKAENWFAGVYVEANMTGLDAAGKLALEARGIYFV
- a CDS encoding major capsid protein, translating into MADTVFNYRTLTAGINKMRTVKTPVLDKVFGRKKRQLSSMFKWDIKSNAERILKNIKVSAPAQVQDKTGRKTVTCEAPRYAPKRFIATGDLDAMRAYGSEAPELMKERVAEEQSDMKEDVDRTREFQAVEAIKGTVVDEEGNVIVSYNFSAEQMPVLAGIELWTDPASNPVKKIRGWKKWISHRVTVDKFIAFCGSGAMDALIDNPKALELLKYNAGKQIAEEGRIASLAAVDIEEYFGTYKNAAEDIIEMIPDDAFILIGLSAKAAAELFAPIADSKAAGGIGNGKPGQVFASKAWDEEDPDGKWIKAESRPLPVLFMPECVVYARVI